The Lactobacillus sp. ESL0680 genome has a segment encoding these proteins:
- the gltX gene encoding glutamate--tRNA ligase, whose amino-acid sequence MAKQKIRVRYAPSPTGHLHIGNARTALFNYLFARHTKGTLVLRIEDTDLKRNVEGGARSQMENLHWLGIDWDEGPDKGGDYGPYRQSERKDIYNKYIKQLIDEGKAYYSYKTEEELEEQREEQRAMGIAPHYTYEYEGMTADEIKQAQADAEAKGLTPVVRIHIPEMVTYAWDDIVKGHLSFESDTIGGDFVIQKRDGMPTYNFAVVIDDHLMEITHVLRGDDHISNTPKQLAVYQALGWEPPKFGHMTLIISADTGKKLSKRDESVLQFIEQYRDLGYLPDAMFNFITLLGWSPGGENEIFNQRELIKQFDPERLSKSPATFDQKKLEWINNQYIKQADRDTLLDLALNNLQEAGLVEQDPTPEKMEWVRQLVNIYSVQMSYTKQIVDLAKIFFAAPKDLSDEEIDEIRKDEARPVIEEFKKQLNLIPRFTAPQIMNAVQATRRETGIKGRRLFMPIRIATTRSMVGPGVGEAMELLGKDRVLEHLDLTLKQMSENGL is encoded by the coding sequence TTGGCAAAACAAAAAATTCGTGTAAGATATGCCCCAAGTCCAACGGGACACTTACACATTGGTAATGCACGGACCGCGCTGTTTAATTATTTGTTTGCGCGGCATACTAAGGGAACTTTAGTTTTACGAATTGAAGACACTGACTTGAAACGTAATGTCGAAGGTGGTGCGCGTTCCCAAATGGAGAACTTGCACTGGTTGGGCATTGACTGGGATGAAGGTCCTGATAAGGGCGGCGATTACGGTCCTTATCGTCAATCAGAACGTAAAGATATTTACAATAAGTACATCAAGCAGTTAATTGATGAAGGTAAGGCTTATTACTCATACAAGACTGAGGAAGAGCTGGAAGAACAACGTGAAGAACAACGAGCAATGGGTATTGCCCCTCATTATACTTACGAATATGAGGGAATGACTGCTGATGAAATCAAGCAGGCACAAGCCGATGCCGAAGCTAAAGGCTTAACTCCAGTTGTTCGAATTCACATTCCAGAAATGGTTACTTATGCTTGGGATGACATTGTTAAGGGTCACTTAAGCTTTGAATCTGATACAATCGGCGGCGACTTTGTTATTCAAAAGCGCGATGGGATGCCAACTTACAACTTCGCGGTTGTTATTGATGACCACTTGATGGAAATTACACACGTTCTGCGTGGGGATGACCATATTTCAAACACACCTAAGCAATTGGCTGTTTACCAAGCTCTTGGCTGGGAACCACCGAAGTTTGGTCATATGACCTTGATTATCAGTGCTGATACGGGTAAGAAATTATCTAAGCGTGATGAATCAGTATTGCAATTTATTGAACAATATCGTGACCTTGGCTACTTGCCAGATGCGATGTTCAACTTCATTACTTTGCTTGGCTGGTCACCCGGTGGTGAAAATGAAATCTTTAACCAACGTGAGTTGATTAAACAATTTGATCCAGAGAGGTTATCAAAGTCCCCAGCTACTTTTGACCAAAAGAAGTTGGAATGGATTAACAACCAGTACATCAAGCAGGCTGACCGTGATACCTTGCTAGATCTTGCATTGAACAACTTGCAAGAAGCAGGTCTAGTTGAACAAGACCCAACACCAGAAAAGATGGAATGGGTTCGGCAACTAGTTAACATTTACTCAGTCCAAATGTCTTACACTAAGCAGATTGTTGATTTGGCTAAAATTTTCTTCGCTGCACCTAAAGATTTAAGTGACGAAGAAATTGATGAAATTCGCAAGGATGAAGCTCGTCCGGTAATTGAAGAATTTAAGAAGCAACTTAATTTAATTCCGCGCTTTACAGCACCACAAATTATGAATGCAGTGCAGGCAACACGTCGTGAAACTGGAATTAAAGGTAGACGCTTGTTTATGCCAATTCGGATTGCGACAACTAGATCAATGGTTGGTCCTGGAGTGGGCGAGGCCATGGAATTGTTAGGCAAGGATAGAGTGCTTGAGCACCTTGATTTGACTTTGAAGCAAATGAGCGAAAACGGTCTGTAA
- a CDS encoding APC family permease: protein MNKRKQASDKLGFMAIVFLTINLIIGSGIFLTPGTVVRQVGSKSLLVYLLAAIFAAVLALPFASASKYVNKSGSSYAYAKAAFGNKFGFYIGVTCYFANDAVWCTSSVGIVKAVIAILGGNPNRFTTITIGLLLLMLLDLIVNLFGQRITKYVMNLSTICKTLSLVVLIVAGAIILMTAGSHYDLSAVDRIREGGKAIVPTVTISTFMMAVVSALYAFSGFEAVASGAEDMEEPEKNLPRAIPLAVILIAFIYIGVLAVAMLLNPSALMKTDQVVALATIFANPLLNNIILAGAVISMLGINFAYSFSAPRFLEAMAREHQLSTKLTKRTKRNFPIRTFFISAAITTLIPMAFQYDLTNLVTLGSIVRFLEFAVVPISVIQFYRGRTKEKVLPANKNFLTDVVASVLSVIIVIFMLIEYNWRVQFGTIVNGQVVGINWYAILAVAFGFVILPLLMYLISRKEWQELE, encoded by the coding sequence ATGAACAAGCGTAAGCAAGCGAGCGATAAACTAGGGTTTATGGCGATCGTATTTTTAACAATTAACTTGATTATCGGGTCGGGAATCTTTTTGACACCCGGCACAGTAGTTAGACAGGTGGGCAGCAAGTCACTGCTCGTTTACCTATTAGCTGCAATTTTTGCAGCTGTATTGGCACTGCCATTTGCATCAGCATCAAAATATGTTAATAAATCCGGCTCCTCCTATGCTTACGCTAAAGCCGCATTTGGTAATAAATTTGGCTTTTATATTGGTGTTACCTGCTATTTTGCTAATGATGCCGTCTGGTGTACGAGTTCAGTCGGGATTGTTAAGGCAGTTATTGCGATTTTGGGTGGTAATCCCAATCGTTTTACGACAATTACTATTGGATTGTTGCTATTAATGCTGCTAGACTTAATTGTTAATCTGTTTGGTCAACGAATAACAAAATATGTTATGAATTTATCAACTATTTGTAAGACTTTATCGTTAGTTGTTTTAATTGTAGCCGGAGCAATTATTTTAATGACTGCCGGCAGCCACTATGATTTAAGTGCTGTTGACCGAATTCGTGAGGGTGGCAAAGCAATTGTCCCGACAGTGACAATCAGCACGTTTATGATGGCAGTTGTTTCGGCACTGTATGCCTTCTCAGGCTTTGAAGCGGTAGCTTCTGGTGCTGAAGATATGGAAGAACCTGAGAAAAACTTGCCACGGGCTATTCCACTAGCCGTGATCTTAATTGCTTTTATTTATATTGGCGTTTTGGCAGTGGCAATGCTGCTTAATCCAAGTGCGTTAATGAAAACAGATCAGGTTGTGGCGTTAGCAACAATTTTTGCTAATCCGCTGTTAAATAATATCATTCTGGCAGGGGCAGTAATCTCAATGCTGGGCATTAATTTCGCTTATAGCTTTAGTGCACCGCGTTTTCTGGAAGCAATGGCACGCGAGCATCAATTATCAACGAAGTTGACTAAGAGAACCAAGCGCAACTTCCCAATTAGGACGTTTTTTATTTCAGCGGCAATCACAACCTTGATTCCAATGGCCTTTCAATATGATTTGACCAATTTGGTTACTTTGGGATCAATCGTTAGATTTTTGGAATTCGCGGTAGTGCCGATTTCGGTTATTCAGTTTTATCGTGGTCGGACTAAAGAAAAAGTTTTGCCAGCCAATAAGAACTTTTTGACTGATGTTGTTGCGTCGGTCTTGTCCGTTATCATCGTGATTTTTATGTTAATTGAATATAACTGGCGGGTCCAATTCGGTACGATTGTGAATGGTCAAGTTGTGGGGATTAATTGGTATGCAATTTTAGCAGTTGCCTTTGGTTTTGTAATTTTGCCGCTATTGATGTATTTAATTTCTCGAAAAGAATGGCAAGAATTGGAATAG